In a genomic window of Thermoanaerobaculales bacterium:
- a CDS encoding polymer-forming cytoskeletal protein, with protein MGIFGRDEHPTSSKTSAQGSAGGRSHGPSAAQPGGSTVIARGNRIEGTISGSSDIQVDGELQGSIEGSGVVRVAPQGRVEGTVAGRVVVVAGTVRGDISAAETAELESSAKVTGNITAPRIRIADGASFDGQVLMKEAATKAHPPASTARREPT; from the coding sequence ATGGGGATCTTCGGCCGCGACGAGCACCCGACCTCGAGCAAGACGTCCGCCCAGGGCTCGGCCGGAGGCCGTTCCCACGGCCCGTCGGCCGCCCAGCCCGGCGGGTCGACCGTGATCGCGCGCGGGAACCGCATCGAGGGCACGATCTCGGGGTCCAGCGACATCCAGGTCGACGGCGAGCTCCAGGGCTCGATCGAGGGCTCCGGCGTCGTGCGCGTGGCCCCTCAGGGGCGAGTCGAGGGGACGGTCGCGGGGCGCGTGGTGGTGGTGGCGGGCACCGTGCGCGGGGACATCTCGGCGGCCGAAACCGCCGAGCTCGAGAGCTCGGCCAAGGTCACCGGCAACATCACCGCGCCGCGGATCCGGATCGCCGACGGCGCGTCCTTCGACGGCCAGGTCCTCATGAAGGAGGCCGCCACC